The sequence below is a genomic window from Micromonospora aurantiaca ATCC 27029.
GAGCGTCGCGCGGCGGCCGGCACGGCCGGGCAGCCCGACGCCGACTCGGCCGAGGACAGCGCCGGTCAGCGGGGCACGGACTGAGCCTGGCTCAGCCCTCGGCCACCGGCACCCGCAACCGGCGGGTCTCCTCGGCGCGGCGGGCGTACTCGGCCGGGTCGCCCGGGTAGCCCACAGCGACCAGGGCGAGGCCGTGCGCGGGCGCCACAGTCACCTCGCTGGAGCGCTCGCGGCGCGTCAGCAGGCCGGCCGGCCACTGGACCGGCCGCCGCCCGTCGCCCGCCACCAGCATCGCCCCGACCAGGCTGCGCACCATGTTCTGGCAGAACGCGTCGGCCTGCACTGTGGCGACCAGGATCCCGTCCGGGTCGCGCCGCCAGTCCAGCCGGGTCACCTCGCGCAGCGTGGTGGCGTTCTCCTTGCGCCGGCAGTACGCGGCGAAGTCGTGCTCGCCCACCAGCCCGGCGGCGGCGGCGTTCAGGGCCGCCAGGTCCAGCGGCTTCGGCCAGGCCAGGGTGTCCCCGCGGCGCAGCGGCTCGGCGCCCCACGGGGCGTCGGTGACCCGGTACTCGTAGCGCCGGAACGTGGCCGAGAACCGGGCGTCGAAGTCGGCGGGCACCTCGGTCATCGCGCGTACCCGGACGTCCGGGGGCAGGAGCCGGGCCAGCCGGCGCAGCAACCGGCCCTCGTGCTCCCGCCACACGGGAGTCGGCAGGTCGAGGTGGCAGACCTGCCCGGTGGCGTGCACCCCGGCGTCGGTACGCCCGGCCACTGTCAGGCCGGTCGCCGTGCCCGCGCCGAGCACCAGGTCCAGCGTCTGCATGAGCACGCCGGCCACTGTGCGCCGGGCCGGCTGGGGCGCCCAGCCGGAGAAGTCGGTGCCGTCGTACGAGACGTCCAGCCGCAGCCGGGTCCGCTCGTCCACCTCGTACCTCCTGTCGACGGCGACGGGCCCGGCACCCCCGAGGGGATGCCGGGCCCGGTCGAGCCTGATGTCAGGCCTTGTCGTTCTCGGTGGCCTCGTCGCTGTCCTCACGGGCGGCGGCGGTGTCACCCGACGCGGAGACCGGCGCCTCGGCGTCCTGGTCACCGGCGCTGGAGCGCG
It includes:
- the truA gene encoding tRNA pseudouridine(38-40) synthase TruA → MDERTRLRLDVSYDGTDFSGWAPQPARRTVAGVLMQTLDLVLGAGTATGLTVAGRTDAGVHATGQVCHLDLPTPVWREHEGRLLRRLARLLPPDVRVRAMTEVPADFDARFSATFRRYEYRVTDAPWGAEPLRRGDTLAWPKPLDLAALNAAAAGLVGEHDFAAYCRRKENATTLREVTRLDWRRDPDGILVATVQADAFCQNMVRSLVGAMLVAGDGRRPVQWPAGLLTRRERSSEVTVAPAHGLALVAVGYPGDPAEYARRAEETRRLRVPVAEG